tcaaaataattatgccgaccaGTGTACTTATAAAGTAATATATGGTATTCCCCTTTCTGATGTTTACTGTACCaaatagagcttgaaaaatatagataattttttatttctcgatattttatttgtatttttcatttaaaacatcgatattatcgaatcaataCTGTCAAACTATCGAaagtatcgataattttcaagcactAGTACCCAAGCCAAATGATTATAATCCGAGATTTGAGAGTGGAGGCACAACCACGACCTGAATCGAGTTACTGATTGGTCTGGGCAAGATGCCAGCTCAGTGATTTAGTTTGATCTTATCTGATGTATCCTATTTTTTACTTATAATCCTTGTAATTACCATGCCAATTTGCTAATCCTTTTAATATCATCTAGGTGCTGCTTGAGCATGGAGCCGGCATCAACACCCACTCGAACGAGTTCAAGGAGAGCGCCCTCACACTTGCCTGCTACAAGGGTCACCTGGACATGGTGCGGTTCCTGCTGCAGGCAGGTGCCGATCAGGAGCACAAGACCGACGAAATGCATACGGCCCTCATGGAGGCTTCAATGGACGGCCATGTTGAGGTGGCGCGTCTGCTTCTCGACTCCGGTGCCCAGGTGAACATGCCCACGGATTCGTTCGAGTCTCCTCTTACCCTCGCCGCCTGCGGTGGCCACGTGGAGTTGGCCACCCTGCTGATCGAGCGAGGCGCCAACATTGAGGAGGTCAACGACGAGGGCTACACTCCGCTCATGGAAGCTGCTCGCGAGGGACACGAGGAAATGGTGGCCCTGCTGCTCAGCAAGGGTGCGAATATCAATGCCACGACCGAGGAAACCCAGGAGACGGCCCTTACGCTCGCCTGCTGCGGTGGCTTCAGCGAGGTGGCCGCCTTTCTGATCAAGGAGGGCGCCAACCTCGAACTGGGCGCTTCCACACCGCTCATGGAGGCCTCGCAGGAGGGCCACACCGATCTGGTGCGCTTCCTGCTGAAGAACAAGGCCAATGTTCATGCCGAGACTCAAACAGGCGACACAGCTTTGACGCACGCCTGCGAGAACGGGCACACGGATGCGGCCGGTGTGCTTCTATCCTACGGAGCTGAGCTGGAGCACGAGTCCGAGGGCGGGCGAACGCCTCTGATGAAGGCCTGTCGCGCCGGACACCTTTGCACCGTCAAGTTCCTCATCCAGAAGGGCGCCAATGTCAACAAGCAGACCACCAGCAATGACCACACTGCCCTGTCGCTCGCCTGTGCCGGCGGTCATCAGTCTGTGGTGGAGTTGCTGCTGAAGAACAACGCCGATCCGTTCCACAAGCTGAAGGACAACAGCACCATGCTGATCGAGGCCTCCAAGGGTGGACACACCCGCGTGGTCGAGCTGCTCTTCCGCTACCCCAACATCTCGCCCACGGAAATGGCAGCGGCTGCGAATGCCAACCAGGCGGCGGCCGCCACCACCTCGCAGGCTGGACCGAATCAGATGCGGCAGAAGATCATGAAGCAACAGCTGCAGCATCAGTTGCAGCAGCTCAACGCTCCGCCCGGCTTGCATGAATTGTCGGAGGCGGCGCGAGCCTCCAACCAGCAACATTTCCACCAGCAGCAGTTCAGCAGTGCCGGCAACGGATCCTCCAATATCGTGGCAATGGGTACGGGGGATTTCCTGGACGCTGGCGAGCTGCAGCTCACGGCGACGGCGGGAATGGGCGCAGGAGCTGGAACCAGCACCACCGGAAGTGAGGCTGGCATGGAGGAGTATGGCGAAGTAGGAGGAATCGATCTGACCACCCTCGGTGCTCAGCAGCAGGAAGGCCTCATTGCCAAGTCGCGACTGTTTCACCTGCAGCCGGGAttcgagcagcagcaacaacagcagcagcagcagcagccacataCAGCCGGTCAGCACCAGTTGGTGCCGTGCAAGCACTTTGATCTGGACATGGAGCACATTAATTCCCTGCAGCCACCGCAAAAGGCGCCGCCAGCACCGCCGGTACTCTTCCACACCGTTTGCCAGCAGCCTGTgatgcagcaacaacagcagcagcagcagcaacccaaGCTGAAGTCGAACATACTCCCGGGCAACCGGAATCGGGCAATGAAAACCGGCGAGGTGATGGAGTTCATCGACTGTCCactggagcagcagcaacagctggGAGAGCAGGTGCGTTCGCAGCCCCTGGGTGAGGATGGCAAGGCACCGCAGTTCGCATGCGCTGGCGAGGATCCGCGGCTGCAACGCCGACGCGGCTTTATGCCGGAGCTGAAGAAGGGTGAACTGCCGCcggagagcagcagcagtgaCCCTAACGAGCTAGCCCTCAAAGGTGGGTTACAATCTTTTAAGAAtatgtttgaatttttattaatattaactaCGATCTGCCAACAGGAGCCGACAACAATCAGCCCGTTCCGATAGCACTGGACAATAGTGGCTGCGTCCAGATCCCAGCCGTAAGTATTTCTCATAcagatgaaaatatatatcctcTATAACTTGCTTGCAACTTTTAGCGAAACTCTGGCGGAGCCATTACCCATTCCTCGGAAGTTCTTCAGAGCACAGCCATCAGCGACAGGCCCAAGGTAAAGGCCACCAACAAGAGCAACCGGAAGcaggcagccgcagcagcagcagctgcagcagcagcggcggcagcggcagcagcagctgcccaGCATGCCCAGCAAGTATTGCCCAATCTGCAGCAGAACCCGATGGTGTCGATCTACAATAACCTGGTGAGTGAAGCTAatcttttctaaaatcaactatattaatttacataaatCAATCGTTTTATAGCACATGCAGCAGTCGCATCTGCAACTCCAGCAGCATTTGCAAATGCACCATCAGCGAGTTGCACTGGACAATGCAgcggctgcagcagcagcggcagcttcAACCGCCAACATGGCCTACTCCAACTCGCCGGCTTCTCCGCTCGCCTCGCCCACTGGCAGCGGCAACTATGtcgatcagcagcagcagcagcagcagtcctTGGATGTAGCCCTGCAGCACAAGTCGGCCATGGACGACTTTCGTGGCATGCTGGAAACGGCGGTGAATGGGTCGCGGGGCAGGAAAGACCTCGCTCTGAACACTCCCCAGTTGAACTTCTTCAAGGACGGCTGGCATATGGTGGGAGTGCACAATTTCTTCGGCGATCAGCCAAAGTCGCCCACTGAGACGCCGCCGGAGATGGAGGAGACCACCATGTCGTCGCCAACCGAAGCAGAACCTCGGGCCGAGATGAAGAACCTGGCCACGCTCTGCTcggctgcagcagctgctgctgctgtggctgcGGCCAACAAGGAGCAGGACGAGATGAGTTCGGGCCTCGAGAGCGAATGCGACGATGATGCCGagggaggaggtggaggtgcTGGTGGCGATAGCGAGGAGAACACACTGCCGCCAGAGCCCATTGAATTGGCAGCCGCTTTGCGCGAAGACGGCATCATTgtggaggaagaggaggatgacgaggaggaggaggacgatgaTGACGAGGAGCAGGACACCAACAGCGGGGAGATCGATAAGCTCAACTACGATGATGAAGATGCCGAGGTGGACAACGATGGTGAAGTGGACTACATCGACGAGGACGAAGGCGGTGGCGAGGGTGAGGGTGAGGGTGAGGACGAGGAAGACGAAGCAGACGATGATGAGTTCTTCCTCGATGAGGCGGACAGTGATCAAGGTGctggcaacaacaataacaacaataactcAAAGAGCGGTGCCAGTTCACTGCCCTTGAAGCAGCGCAAAATGAACACCCGGCTGGAGAACCTAATCCTCACCTCGCAAACCCTTTGCGACTTCCCGCCCGAACTAACCAACTCGGAGCTGGTCCATGTTCTGCCCCAAATCAGCAATCTCAAGGCGGCGGCCAGCAGCAATGCGGCGCTGAACAGCGtgctccagcagcagctggcGGCGGCCACCGCGGCAGCAGCTCACGCCAAAGCGGTTGCAGTCCACCAGAAGCAGCAGCTTCATCAGCAAGTGGAGGGCGATCAGCAATGCGGTGAGTCAAAATATAGGGAAATTCTGTGAGCTCTTTACTTATTACTTATTTCCTTGCAGAAGATGATGGCGGCGCTAGTGCAAATGAGTTGTATTCCGGCTTGGAGCACTTTGCAAATGATGGCGAAATGGAGGATATATTCCAGGCAAGTTAAATTCAGCAAgagaattaaaaatgttaattgattttgctaaacaaataatttgacAATAAAGTTTATACGATATTATTATTTCGAAGCAAGAACGAATAAAAATGTCTATAACTCGACACCTTGAAAAAGCCCAAATTAAGCTCAATTgctttatataataataataataaaatagccTAAAAAATAaccacatttatttaaaacttattgcAGGAATTGGCCAGTAGCCTAAACTACCCAGAGCTGGCCGAGTTTAGCCTGAATCAGATGTGCAAGGGCAGGTTTGCTGGCAACTGGGCGCAGTCGTCGGCCAAGTGGACAGGTCAGGAGCAGTTGGTGGGCGTGGTCAGGTCGCCGGGTCTCATTAACCCGGGCGATGTGCCGCAGGATGCCCAGCGACAGGCAAACCTCGTCCTCTTGGACTATCCCATgcagcaaaacatccagctaGAGCAGCGACTCCTCGATGCTGAGGAAATGCACCTGCAGGTGTGTTGAAGAACTATAAAAGTTGTGATCTACAGTATTCTTATTCATTTGTTATTTTATCCccacagcaacaccagcaaacTCCGCTTTCCTTACTCCCCTTCACGGatgatcagcagcagcagcttcacCATCCAGACGTCTATCAGCACCAGCAGCTCGCCTTGGAAAACGATCCGGAGCTAAAGCAGCAGCTTCAGCAGTACTCCAATGCGCGCATCATCAAGGCTGTGGCTGCCCAGcatcaacatcagcagcagcagcagccggccACCAACTTTGTCTACAACGTGGAGAGCGGCGACAAGAATGCTCCGCCCGTGCAGTTGCTCTTCCAGTTGCCTCCCAATATGGCCCAGCAGCATCAGACGCAACAGCAGACTGTTGTCGGGGAGCCCCTCaccgaacagcagcagcagcagttgcacgCCGAGCAGGCCCATCTCTTTCAGCATCGAACCGGCGGCCAGCGTCCGCCCACCCAGAGTGAACTAGAGCAGGTGGCCCAGGAGCTGCTGCTCCAAAGGAGCGGCCAGTTGCCAGCCGGAGCTCCCGTCGTCGGTGTCCAGGCTCTGCCGCTCAAGCAAAAGCACTTTAACCTGCAGGAACAGCTGCTCCTTCATCCGCCGCCGCATATGCAGGCGCCTGTGTCCTGTGTCCAGCATCAGGTGGCCACGCAGACGCACCCGGCTTCTGTCGTAGTGCCGCAGCCCGCCGTTGGACAGTATACCCAATTCGCCCTGCAGccaccgcagcagcaacagcagctgcagcagaacGAACTCTCCATTTGGCCCATGGGCACACCTACTCCCACGCCCAGCAGCGGTGTCAGCGCCACCAAGTCGATGCCCGGCGGCATTGCCAAGAAGGCCATTGACAAGCAGTCGCGCAAGGATCGCCGCTGTGTGATGCGTCAGACACCGGCAGGCAGTCAAGGTGGGTTATCCCTAAAATCtctttctttttatacccttgcataaggtattatgatttatttatgagACGTTTTTGAccccataaatatatatattctttatcagcatcactagacaagtcgatctagccatgccgTCTGTCCgtacgtctgtccgtctgtccgtccgtaaactagtctctcagttttaaagctatcggtctaaaactttcccaaaagtcttctttctttgCAGGAAATAATTATATcgtttttgatatttattacattttttttctgttctctGGGATATAAATTttccttaacatttaaaaatttctaattaaatattatagctgccatagaaaagatcaaaaaattaatgtcgaAATAATATGAAAGCAATATACGGCACAAACGTAGCTTAAGGCCACAGCAGCTATAGCTACTATTAAATACCAAGGTTATAGGCAATTTATAATTCCCTATTTAACCTgacaatacataaataaataaatatgaaagcaGATAGATCGTAaagtaaatctaaatttaatgtttttgtaagTTAGTAGGACTAATCTGCAATTTTATCACTTACTCAACTAATTTAAACTCTACTCTTTTGCATACAGTAAACACCAACCAGCATCAACAACCGCAGGTCGCCACAGCGCAGCAGCAGGCGCAACTGCAGAACCAGTTGGCCGTCGCGACCACCGTGAGTGTGGACAAGACCATCGAGATTGATTCGGAGACGGAGTCGAACCACGACACCGCCTTAACACTGGCCTGTGCCGGCGGTCACGAGGAGCTCGTTGAACTGCTGATCAATCGGGGAGCGAACATTGAGCACCGCGACAAGAAGGGATTCACGCCGCTCATCCTCGCGGCCACCGCTGGTCACGACAAGGTCGTCGACATTCTGCTCAAGCACAGCGCCGAATTGGAGGCCCAGTCGGAGCGCACCAAGGATACTCCCCTTTCGCTGGCCTGTTCCGGCGGTCGCTACGAGGTCGTCGAACTTCTGCTCAGTGTGGGTGCCAACAAGGAGCACCGCAATGTATCGGACTACACGCCACTCAGCCTGGCCGCAAGCGGTGGCTATGTGAACATCATTAAGCTGCTGCTCAGCCATGGAGCGGAGATCAATTCGCGCACCGGCAGCAAGCTGGGCATCTCCCCTCTAATGCTGGCCGCCATGAATGGTCACACGCCGGCGGTTAAGCTGCTGCTGGATCAGGGATCCGACATAAATGCCCAGATCGAGACGAATCGCAATACGGCGCTGACCTTGGCCTGCTTCCAGGGCAGGCATGAGGTCGTCAGTCTTCTGCTCGACCGGCGGGCCAATGTGGAGCATCGGGCCAAGACGGGACTGACTCCTCTAATGGAAGCCGCCTCGGGCGGTTACATAGAGGTCGGCCGTGTTTTGCTGGATAAGGGAGCGGATGTGAATGCTGCCCCTGTGCCCACGTCCAGGGATACGGCTCTCACCATTGCCGCCGACAAGGGCCACCAGAAGTTCGTGGAGCTGCTACTCTCGCGGAATGCCAGCGTGGAGGTGAAGAACAAGAAGGGCAACTCGCCGCTCTGGCTGGCTGCCCACGGCGGTCACCTCAGTGTAGTGGAGCTGCTGTACGACCACAATGCCGACATTGACTCGCAGGACAATCGACGCGTCTCCTGCCTGATGGCCGCCTTCCGCAAGGGTCACACCAAGATCGTCAAGTGGATGGTGCAGTATGTGTCGCAGTTCCCCTCCGACCAGGAGATGATCCGCTTCATTGGCACCATTAGCGACAAGGAGCTGATCGACAAGTGCTACGACTGCATGAAGATCCTGCGCAGCGCCAAGGAGGCCCAGGCCGTCAAGGCCAACAAGAATGCCTCCATACTGCTCGAGGAGCTCGATCTGGAGCGGACGCGCGAGGAGAGCCGCAAGGCGGCCGCCGCCCGTCGCCGTGAgcgcaagaagaagaagaagatggagaagaaggaggagaagcGCCGCCAGCAGCAGGGAAGCGGTGCTGGAAATGGTGACGATATGCAGggcgatgacgatgatggTAGCGACAAGGATGATGATTCCGACAAGGAcgacgaggatgaggaggcAGCGCCAACCACCGCCCGCGAGGAGGGCGACTCGGGCATCGATCAGGGCTCCTGCTCCAGCGGCGACACCAAAAATGGTCGACTGGGTGCCGCCCAGGCTGCCGAAGCAACCAGCAATTCCGGTTCGAGCAACAATCAGGGAAAGAAAAGCAAGAAGCAGCCGAAGAACAAGTCGGTAGCGGTGGTATCGGAACCAGTTGTGGCAACCACTACTCCCGTAATCTCCTCGAGCACCACTTCCGTACTCAAGGGCATCTCCGTGAAGAAGCAACCGGCTGTGGAAGTAGTGAAGCAGCAGGCTCCTGTCGCCACAGCTCCTGTGAAGCGACAGCTGGAGGTGAAGAAAGAAGAACCATCTGTTGTgaagaagaaggaggagaagagcagcagcagcagctccaccaGCAATAAGCGAGAGAAGGAGAACCTGGCGCCCAAGGAGGTCACGCTGCCAGCCAAGCAGCAGCCCAGTAACTCCAGCAACTCCAGCAAACTGCAGAGCAGCGAGTCCGCCAGCAAcattagcagcagcagcaccaccaacgCAACCACCACCCGTAAAGAAGTGGCTAAACCAGGGTCACAAACTGCGAGCAGCACCAGCTTGAATCCCTCTGCCAAGCGCAGCGAAGTCGATGGCTGGAAGGAAGTGGTGCGCAAGAGCAGCACACAGCAGACCACAGCGGTGGGAGCAAGTGGAGCACCGCTGCCTGCGGTAGCCACCAGTTCGACCACCAGCGTGCAGCACCATCCGCATCACCAGCATCACCATTTGGCCAACAGTTCCAGCAACAGCTCGAGTTCTCTGGGCGCAACGGGCGCCACCTCATCGGCATCATCCGTGCCCGAGATGACCTGCAAGAAGGTGCAGGTGCCGGTGAACGCCATTTCCCGGGTGATTGGACGGggcggcagcaacatcaacgccATTCGCGCCACCACCGGTGCCCACATCGAGGTGGAGAAGCAGGGCAAGAACCAATCGGAGCGATGCATAACGATCAAGGGCCTAACCGATGCCACCAAGCAGGCACATATGCTTATCCTGGCTCTCATCAAGGATCCCGATGTGGATATACTGCAAATGCTGCCGCGGATTAACAGCAGCATCAAGCAGGCAAATGCTCCCATGACCGTTGGAACCTGGGATAATCGCACCGCAGCGGGTGCGGTGAATGCTTACACCTTTTCGTCGGCCGCATCCACCACCTCCACGTCGTCCAGCTCGTCGGCCAGCTCGACTACAACGCCGGCGGGAGCTGCTGCCTACAGTAATGCGCACAAGCAGCCGCTGCAGCCAGTGAAGGCTGCGAGTGGAAGGTCCTCGGCCACTGTCAAGTCCAACGGCAGTAGTTCCAAGGTTTCTTCGGGTGCGGGTGCCTCGGGTGGATCCAGTGGTTCCCGCAgaggtggcggcggcggcggaggaggcggctATCTCAGTCAACAGCAACCTGGTCGCAGCTCCTCGAATGGCGTGGCCAAGAGCAAGACGGAGAGCTCAACGAAATCCCTGCCAGCTGCACAGAAGAGCAGCAGCACCTCGCTGGCTAGCAAATCGTCGTCGACTGTGGCTCCCGGAGCTCAGAACTTTGCCAAGGCAGCGGCCATTGCACAGTCGTCGCCTAAAAAAGCTGAAGGAGGCGCAGTTTCTGCGATGATCGGCTCTGCCGGCGGACGCAGCAGCGGTGTGGTGGCTCCATTTGGACGGGGCAAACCTGTCGCTGGCCAAGGAGCAGCTGCAAATGCGGCGGCTTCGAATGTGGCCCAGCtgggaagtggaagtggaagcgGCAGTAGCAACATATTGGCTGGACCAATTGGCACCTTTAATGTGGCGGATGTGGCCGCCGTGAATGCAGCAGCTGCAGTGAAACCCATTGCACCCATTGCACCACCCAGTAAGCGAGTGGGCTCTCCCATTCaagcccagcagcagcagcaacagcagcaaccgcaacagcagcagcaacagcagcaaccgcagcagcaacagcaaccacaGCAACAGCCAGCTCAGCAGGCAACACTTCCTGGCTCACAGCCACAACAGCAACCGCAGCAACAAGCTcctcaacagcaacagcagcaacaaccccAGCAACAGCCACCGCAACCACAAACCGCCCAGCAAAACCTGGTGATCAACACAAACCTGCTGAACGACCTGATGGCCGCCAGTGCAGCCGGCAACACGGCCAGCGATAGCTTCAGTGCCCAGCTGGCCGCCAAGTTGTCCAGCGCCTATTCCCTGTTCAGTGACTACCAGCAATCACAGTGGGGCAAGCTGGGTGATCCTGGAATTGGAGGCGGAGCAGGTG
This portion of the Drosophila takahashii strain IR98-3 E-12201 chromosome 3R, DtakHiC1v2, whole genome shotgun sequence genome encodes:
- the mask gene encoding ankyrin repeat and KH domain-containing protein mask isoform X2, with the protein product MNNDAKNHECDDLNVRSTAYFNQKTTTTTTTNQPKAASKNNAGSLGSSGSNNNNTTTNPKTNRQLNHNLPRIAAARHSIAAALLANNSLKTSGRKILSAKNEPLITTESTTSAATSNSRLKVNNNNNTAKMSGTSSSQASSATPTTTPTASSGSSSSATATTTTSGIANPAPVTTTGAGGAAKFRSAVASAPSSSSSAAAQLPAPATATATSAPAPSSSSSSSSSSKKTRAAVAALKRQVALQQQQQQAPLSGNPAPPNLTSKDSAHLKFAATTLLMGAAAAAADSNAGAATGGAGGGSAGGAGGSSGSGGARMALNPAVDVANAAAVLKQKLKDAAAAASASASNRSATSSMSSTASSLSSSAGIVNAISSALQNIITPDTDTDTEFYPQPVTTDLSESEEESVSEILLAFLCLRPDLLDDIPESDPDSCPHEGEVREDEDETEEESEDSDESEGDDEEDEEEIDVLQDNDADDEEIDDEDEEEDAPEVSSFLMDANNKRSSNLTALLEAAANEKAPVLRHATHAIDETKQALTKMRCANSPRDKNGFSRSLVAACTDNDVNTVKRLLCKGNVNLNDAAASTDDGESLLSMACSAGYYELAQVLLAMSAAQVEDKGQKDSTPLMEAASAGHLDIVKLLLNHNADVNAHCATGNTPLMFACAGGQVDVVKVLLKHGANVEEQNENGHTPLMEAASAGHVEVAKVLLEHGAGINTHSNEFKESALTLACYKGHLDMVRFLLQAGADQEHKTDEMHTALMEASMDGHVEVARLLLDSGAQVNMPTDSFESPLTLAACGGHVELATLLIERGANIEEVNDEGYTPLMEAAREGHEEMVALLLSKGANINATTEETQETALTLACCGGFSEVAAFLIKEGANLELGASTPLMEASQEGHTDLVRFLLKNKANVHAETQTGDTALTHACENGHTDAAGVLLSYGAELEHESEGGRTPLMKACRAGHLCTVKFLIQKGANVNKQTTSNDHTALSLACAGGHQSVVELLLKNNADPFHKLKDNSTMLIEASKGGHTRVVELLFRYPNISPTEMAAAANANQAAAATTSQAGPNQMRQKIMKQQLQHQLQQLNAPPGLHELSEAARASNQQHFHQQQFSSAGNGSSNIVAMGTGDFLDAGELQLTATAGMGAGAGTSTTGSEAGMEEYGEVGGIDLTTLGAQQQEGLIAKSRLFHLQPGFEQQQQQQQQQQPHTAGQHQLVPCKHFDLDMEHINSLQPPQKAPPAPPVLFHTVCQQPVMQQQQQQQQQPKLKSNILPGNRNRAMKTGEVMEFIDCPLEQQQQLGEQVRSQPLGEDGKAPQFACAGEDPRLQRRRGFMPELKKGELPPESSSSDPNELALKGADNNQPVPIALDNSGCVQIPARNSGGAITHSSEVLQSTAISDRPKVKATNKSNRKQAAAAAAAAAAAAAAAAAAAQHAQQVLPNLQQNPMVSIYNNLHMQQSHLQLQQHLQMHHQRVALDNAAAAAAAAASTANMAYSNSPASPLASPTGSGNYVDQQQQQQQSLDVALQHKSAMDDFRGMLETAVNGSRGRKDLALNTPQLNFFKDGWHMVGVHNFFGDQPKSPTETPPEMEETTMSSPTEAEPRAEMKNLATLCSAAAAAAAVAAANKEQDEMSSGLESECDDDAEGGGGGAGGDSEENTLPPEPIELAAALREDGIIVEEEEDDEEEEDDDDEEQDTNSGEIDKLNYDDEDAEVDNDGEVDYIDEDEGGGEGEGEGEDEEDEADDDEFFLDEADSDQGAGNNNNNNNSKSGASSLPLKQRKMNTRLENLILTSQTLCDFPPELTNSELVHVLPQISNLKAAASSNAALNSVLQQQLAAATAAAAHAKAVAVHQKQQLHQQVEGDQQCEDDGGASANELYSGLEHFANDGEMEDIFQELASSLNYPELAEFSLNQMCKGRFAGNWAQSSAKWTGQEQLVGVVRSPGLINPGDVPQDAQRQANLVLLDYPMQQNIQLEQRLLDAEEMHLQQHQQTPLSLLPFTDDQQQQLHHPDVYQHQQLALENDPELKQQLQQYSNARIIKAVAAQHQHQQQQQPATNFVYNVESGDKNAPPVQLLFQLPPNMAQQHQTQQQTVVGEPLTEQQQQQLHAEQAHLFQHRTGGQRPPTQSELEQVAQELLLQRSGQLPAGAPVVGVQALPLKQKHFNLQEQLLLHPPPHMQAPVSCVQHQVATQTHPASVVVPQPAVGQYTQFALQPPQQQQQLQQNELSIWPMGTPTPTPSSGVSATKSMPGGIAKKAIDKQSRKDRRCVMRQTPAGSQVNTNQHQQPQVATAQQQAQLQNQLAVATTVSVDKTIEIDSETESNHDTALTLACAGGHEELVELLINRGANIEHRDKKGFTPLILAATAGHDKVVDILLKHSAELEAQSERTKDTPLSLACSGGRYEVVELLLSVGANKEHRNVSDYTPLSLAASGGYVNIIKLLLSHGAEINSRTGSKLGISPLMLAAMNGHTPAVKLLLDQGSDINAQIETNRNTALTLACFQGRHEVVSLLLDRRANVEHRAKTGLTPLMEAASGGYIEVGRVLLDKGADVNAAPVPTSRDTALTIAADKGHQKFVELLLSRNASVEVKNKKGNSPLWLAAHGGHLSVVELLYDHNADIDSQDNRRVSCLMAAFRKGHTKIVKWMVQYVSQFPSDQEMIRFIGTISDKELIDKCYDCMKILRSAKEAQAVKANKNASILLEELDLERTREESRKAAAARRRERKKKKKMEKKEEKRRQQQGSGAGNGDDMQGDDDDGSDKDDDSDKDDEDEEAAPTTAREEGDSGIDQGSCSSGDTKNGRLGAAQAAEATSNSGSSNNQGKKSKKQPKNKSVAVVSEPVVATTTPVISSSTTSVLKGISVKKQPAVEVVKQQAPVATAPVKRQLEVKKEEPSVVKKKEEKSSSSSSTSNKREKENLAPKEVTLPAKQQPSNSSNSSKLQSSESASNISSSSTTNATTTRKEVAKPGSQTASSTSLNPSAKRSEVDGWKEVVRKSSTQQTTAVGASGAPLPAVATSSTTSVQHHPHHQHHHLANSSSNSSSSLGATGATSSASSVPEMTCKKVQVPVNAISRVIGRGGSNINAIRATTGAHIEVEKQGKNQSERCITIKGLTDATKQAHMLILALIKDPDVDILQMLPRINSSIKQANAPMTVGTWDNRTAAGAVNAYTFSSAASTTSTSSSSSASSTTTPAGAAAYSNAHKQPLQPVKAASGRSSATVKSNGSSSKVSSGAGASGGSSGSRRGGGGGGGGGYLSQQQPGRSSSNGVAKSKTESSTKSLPAAQKSSSTSLASKSSSTVAPGAQNFAKAAAIAQSSPKKAEGGAVSAMIGSAGGRSSGVVAPFGRGKPVAGQGAAANAAASNVAQLGSGSGSGSSNILAGPIGTFNVADVAAVNAAAAVKPIAPIAPPSKRVGSPIQAQQQQQQQQPQQQQQQQQPQQQQQPQQQPAQQATLPGSQPQQQPQQQAPQQQQQQQPQQQPPQPQTAQQNLVINTNLLNDLMAASAAGNTASDSFSAQLAAKLSSAYSLFSDYQQSQWGKLGDPGIGGGAGGAVGDGLPQADASKAPGYNRNILSSPVGSSKASSNHSTSPPVGNVIQQQQQQQQQQQQQQPPQSSQQALNIITSGGGGPGGAAAAPARSPMVEGNPAGGQPSINGTQGLGESSAPALHSPGVIKPPSSTVPIQRHVPMPEPGAPPTFGAIGSNPASGGGNSAAAQAAAAAAASAMIDRQQQNLQTLQNLQRMVGASQQQQQQQQQLNYPMDPSTSPYIVDGNNLLRLNPRASIYAQGNKQPPQQPPPQGGAQSNMFGGNPGRQQPPGAGARQPGGAAAQRWYGGALEYPSYTGRDMLHLENGGAGGMAGLGSPSAMSPNHDDIRKMPRPIGTERAASWKFNNFNVAASSLSIDDALASVLPPWAHEPKAQPPGLQQPPPPPQSQQQQQPLNWLKQQQPQQQQYRPYNNGPYPQQQQHEPMNMPMDYHNMQAPPNMNQQQQQHVNLMPSAYGYQHFVGAPGAVDISGHMPDKMEVWDHHDKHMPWTNYTTNWSN